One region of Sulfuricurvum sp. IAE1 genomic DNA includes:
- the rpsO gene encoding 30S ribosomal protein S15, with product MALDTAKKAQIITQFQKKEGDTGSSEVQIALLTTRINTLTEHLKTFKKDHSSRLGLLKLVGQRRRLMRYLKRTNKESYNKVIAELGIRDNI from the coding sequence ATGGCTTTGGATACGGCGAAAAAAGCGCAGATTATCACTCAGTTCCAGAAAAAAGAAGGCGACACAGGTTCAAGCGAAGTACAAATCGCTTTGTTGACGACTCGCATCAACACTTTGACAGAACACCTTAAAACATTCAAAAAAGACCACTCTTCACGTCTTGGTCTTTTGAAACTCGTCGGTCAGCGCCGCCGTTTGATGCGTTACCTCAAACGCACAAACAAAGAGAGCTACAACAAAGTTATCGCAGAACTCGGTATCCGCGACAATATCTAA
- a CDS encoding Rrf2 family transcriptional regulator, with the protein MLMTRASEYALLSLIVLARAQRALDADTLSRELDISKSFLAKILQALARKGILNSYKGVNGGFELARPCGEITVLEVMEAAEGKSPAVFSCSPSADDCPSNKATTCSLWPFLNRLQNKVDGFLGTLTLEAILEE; encoded by the coding sequence ATGCTGATGACCCGTGCCAGTGAATATGCCCTTCTTTCGCTCATCGTGCTGGCCAGGGCGCAGCGGGCGCTCGATGCCGACACCCTCTCGCGGGAGCTCGATATTTCGAAAAGCTTTCTGGCCAAGATTCTGCAGGCGCTTGCCCGAAAAGGGATCCTCAACTCCTACAAAGGGGTTAACGGGGGGTTTGAACTCGCCCGTCCCTGCGGCGAAATCACGGTTCTGGAGGTAATGGAAGCGGCCGAGGGGAAAAGCCCCGCGGTGTTCAGCTGTTCCCCTTCCGCCGATGACTGCCCTTCGAACAAGGCGACCACCTGTTCGCTCTGGCCGTTTCTCAACCGCCTCCAAAACAAAGTCGACGGCTTCCTGGGGACCCTGACCCTCGAAGCGATCCTGGAAGAGTAA
- a CDS encoding DUF2059 domain-containing protein gives MRLVSMFAMMVCLSISIFADDVDPEKRAEIKKLLTTTKVLESSSKIIDLLGHQMIKDTQAKGVKMTPNLAMGMLEDIKAVYTERFPEFEEMIVVMYSNHFELEDIKEVNRFYETPSGKKLIDKMPVLAVDAMKISAQWAMMLKPDLDKKIKERFEAASK, from the coding sequence ATGCGATTGGTTTCTATGTTCGCCATGATGGTCTGTCTTTCGATTTCGATTTTTGCGGATGATGTTGATCCAGAAAAACGTGCTGAGATCAAGAAATTGCTTACGACGACGAAAGTTCTCGAATCTTCGTCTAAAATCATCGATTTATTGGGGCATCAGATGATTAAAGATACTCAGGCTAAAGGTGTGAAGATGACACCGAATTTGGCAATGGGGATGCTTGAAGATATCAAAGCGGTCTACACCGAAAGGTTTCCCGAATTTGAAGAAATGATAGTCGTAATGTACTCCAACCACTTTGAGCTGGAAGACATCAAAGAGGTCAATCGGTTTTATGAAACACCTTCAGGGAAAAAACTGATTGATAAAATGCCCGTTCTGGCCGTTGACGCCATGAAAATCAGTGCACAGTGGGCCATGATGCTGAAACCCGATTTGGACAAGAAGATCAAAGAACGGTTCGAAGCGGCCTCTAAATGA
- a CDS encoding tRNA1(Val) (adenine(37)-N6)-methyltransferase — MLLYQPDEGYCYNSDSILLYGFISLFSPKGRTLDVGAGCGIVGLLIARDFPGVELEAVEKQDVYAQFARRNAQVNGIAYTLYEGDFLEHGPHGSYDWIVSNPPFYHEGVSRSVHPMLHQARYNVHLPIGAFIAKISKLLKSDGEAAICYDARQFVQLCAACESSGLRVVDVQFVHSKEDRPSTLVMLHLKKNSRSLLNVLSPLITLEGERYSPAVQAIYDKAKAHSIKCPI, encoded by the coding sequence ATGCTCCTTTACCAGCCCGATGAGGGGTATTGCTACAACAGCGATTCGATCCTGCTGTACGGGTTTATTTCCCTGTTCTCCCCCAAAGGGCGGACGCTCGACGTCGGGGCGGGATGCGGAATCGTGGGATTGCTCATCGCGCGCGATTTCCCCGGGGTCGAGCTCGAAGCGGTCGAAAAGCAGGACGTTTATGCGCAGTTCGCCCGCCGTAATGCGCAAGTCAACGGGATCGCGTACACGCTCTATGAGGGGGATTTCCTCGAACACGGGCCGCACGGGAGTTACGACTGGATCGTCTCGAACCCGCCGTTTTATCACGAGGGGGTTTCGCGCAGCGTCCACCCGATGCTCCATCAGGCCCGCTATAACGTCCATCTCCCTATCGGAGCGTTCATCGCCAAGATTTCCAAGCTCCTCAAATCCGACGGCGAAGCGGCGATCTGTTACGACGCGCGGCAGTTCGTCCAGCTGTGCGCCGCGTGCGAGAGTTCAGGATTAAGAGTCGTTGATGTACAATTCGTCCATTCCAAAGAGGACCGTCCCAGCACGCTGGTGATGCTCCATCTGAAAAAAAACAGCCGCTCCCTTTTGAATGTGCTCTCCCCGCTGATCACGTTGGAGGGAGAGCGGTATTCCCCTGCGGTGCAGGCAATTTACGATAAAGCAAAGGCGCACAGTATCAAATGTCCGATTTAA
- a CDS encoding DHH family phosphoesterase, with product MTKTFHHLSHIDLDGYSCQLVMAQTPHTMISYNANYGAEVMDRLEEIIESLKKNKQEATILITDLNLYPEEAKWLNNEVNRLNDNGWNVTITLLDHHGSGRETAAQYPWYYLDTERCATKITYDYACEHYGLERGGWLEAFVAVVNAVDLWKQNEEADFEYGKVCMRLISEARELSRVMFGDEDRAYKLALLEQAAQMRDLPNAPIVLDEALHKMKKEFFKDGVDNTLDNLSTKYIVALLGTKRSVMTIYYKGWRGFLSYGLGNTSIIGNGFLTEYPDYDFIVDVGTRGTMSLRGHNRVDVAQMAGEWVGGGGHPNAAGGRIQGFKEQFRYDKVKRQMEDMLANKEAMPGKLPHKIEE from the coding sequence ATGACTAAAACTTTTCACCACCTCTCCCACATCGATCTCGACGGCTACAGCTGCCAGCTTGTGATGGCCCAGACGCCGCACACGATGATCAGCTACAACGCCAATTACGGCGCCGAGGTGATGGACCGTCTCGAAGAGATCATCGAGAGCCTCAAAAAAAACAAGCAGGAAGCAACGATCCTGATCACCGACCTCAACCTTTATCCCGAAGAGGCCAAATGGCTTAACAATGAGGTAAACCGTCTCAACGACAACGGCTGGAACGTGACGATCACCCTCCTCGACCACCACGGCAGCGGCCGCGAAACGGCGGCGCAGTACCCCTGGTACTACCTCGACACCGAGCGTTGCGCGACAAAAATCACCTACGACTACGCCTGCGAACACTACGGACTCGAACGCGGCGGATGGCTCGAAGCCTTCGTCGCCGTCGTCAATGCGGTCGATCTGTGGAAACAGAACGAAGAGGCCGATTTCGAATACGGCAAGGTGTGTATGCGCCTCATCTCCGAAGCGCGTGAACTGAGCCGCGTCATGTTCGGCGACGAGGACCGCGCCTACAAACTCGCCCTCCTCGAACAGGCGGCACAGATGCGCGATCTCCCCAACGCCCCCATCGTTCTGGACGAAGCGCTCCACAAAATGAAAAAAGAGTTTTTCAAAGACGGCGTCGACAACACCCTTGATAACCTCTCGACCAAGTACATCGTCGCGCTGCTGGGGACCAAACGCTCGGTCATGACGATTTATTACAAAGGATGGCGCGGTTTTCTCAGCTACGGCCTGGGGAATACGTCGATCATCGGCAACGGCTTTTTGACCGAATACCCCGATTACGATTTCATCGTCGACGTCGGAACGCGCGGAACGATGAGCCTGCGCGGACATAACCGCGTCGACGTGGCCCAGATGGCCGGCGAATGGGTAGGCGGAGGGGGACACCCCAACGCCGCCGGAGGACGGATTCAGGGTTTCAAAGAACAATTCCGCTACGACAAGGTTAAACGCCAGATGGAAGATATGCTCGCCAACAAAGAGGCGATGCCTGGAAAATTGCCACATAAGATTGAAGAGTAA
- a CDS encoding diguanylate cyclase, with translation MTKRYTTYKRLIAKTVILSLLASLAVAFVYGIFIKQRAIDDLARVDARKTSRMAFEALYSAMEKGWSKEELDAIIVRLNDVEPDMRINAYRSPIVAELFGDREHDKQAREHDPMVMKAMKGEEILTGDDEIRYLYPIVVKQECLSCHTNAKIGDINGVIDVRFPVANLKISLTTMVNSFIIFFVIFTVLIFAILYFRLNSLLVQPLKQFIGMIQDIIHQNDMGKRVTLKTKILEVKNIESYVNKMLDSIQDYYEKLQHLSDRDYLTGLYNRRKFEEFLSYEIKRSDRHRHKFSVLMIDLDNFKYINDTYGHAAGDVVLKEVTEILGSNLRNADILARIGGDEFAVILPETPYEKGYVVVEKLRSSLENSPISLMYDQIKLTASFGVAEYPEQGENIEALLTGSDLAMYKAKRAGKNTIARADQTDQEMAAEIQKKGEFLRRAIDEGRVEPYVQPIYNVKTNKLFGYEVLARIRDGEGVMAAGQFIEVAESLGMACKIDHIVLNKGLAAREEKKLWDVEFFFNLSTNSLFNGNYIDQIKSHYDNDPKKKKHGVTIEILEREAIHNVKGLIEIIEAMKNEGINFALDDFGSGFSSFVYLKYFDAEYVKIDGEFVKNITVNEKDRIFVKHINQIAQEFGKKTIAEYVEDEETLEVLREIGVDYAQGYYYGYPKPI, from the coding sequence GTGACAAAACGGTACACGACCTATAAACGGCTGATCGCGAAAACGGTCATACTTTCACTTCTGGCAAGCCTTGCGGTCGCGTTCGTCTACGGTATTTTCATCAAACAGCGCGCGATCGACGACCTCGCCCGCGTCGATGCCCGCAAAACGAGCCGGATGGCGTTCGAAGCGCTCTATTCGGCGATGGAAAAAGGGTGGAGCAAAGAGGAGCTCGACGCGATCATCGTCCGGCTCAACGACGTCGAACCCGACATGCGGATCAACGCCTACCGGAGCCCCATCGTCGCCGAGCTTTTCGGCGACCGCGAACACGACAAACAGGCCAGGGAGCACGATCCGATGGTCATGAAGGCGATGAAAGGCGAAGAGATCCTTACCGGCGATGACGAGATCCGCTACCTCTACCCGATCGTCGTCAAGCAAGAGTGCCTCAGCTGTCACACCAACGCGAAAATCGGGGACATCAACGGCGTCATCGACGTCCGGTTCCCGGTCGCCAACCTCAAAATATCCCTGACGACGATGGTCAATTCGTTCATCATCTTTTTCGTCATTTTCACGGTACTGATTTTTGCCATCCTCTATTTCCGTCTCAATTCGCTGCTGGTGCAGCCGCTCAAACAGTTTATCGGGATGATCCAGGATATCATCCACCAAAACGACATGGGCAAACGGGTCACCCTCAAAACCAAAATCCTCGAGGTCAAAAACATCGAGAGCTACGTCAACAAAATGCTCGATTCGATCCAGGACTATTACGAAAAGCTCCAGCACCTCTCGGATCGCGATTACCTTACGGGGCTTTACAACCGCCGGAAATTCGAAGAGTTCCTCTCTTACGAGATCAAACGCTCCGACCGCCACCGTCATAAATTCTCGGTTCTGATGATCGATCTGGACAACTTCAAATACATCAACGACACGTACGGGCATGCCGCGGGGGACGTGGTCCTCAAAGAGGTGACCGAAATTCTGGGAAGCAACCTCCGTAATGCCGATATCCTCGCACGGATCGGCGGGGACGAGTTCGCCGTCATCCTTCCCGAAACGCCGTACGAAAAAGGGTATGTTGTCGTCGAAAAACTCCGTTCCAGCCTCGAGAATTCACCCATCTCGCTGATGTACGACCAGATCAAGCTCACCGCGAGCTTCGGCGTCGCCGAATACCCCGAGCAGGGGGAGAACATCGAAGCGCTCCTGACGGGATCGGATCTGGCGATGTACAAGGCCAAACGGGCCGGGAAAAACACGATCGCCAGAGCCGACCAGACCGACCAGGAGATGGCGGCCGAGATCCAGAAAAAAGGGGAATTCCTCCGCCGCGCCATCGACGAGGGGCGGGTCGAGCCGTACGTTCAGCCCATCTATAACGTCAAAACGAACAAACTGTTCGGGTACGAAGTGCTGGCACGGATTCGCGACGGCGAGGGGGTGATGGCGGCCGGACAGTTCATCGAAGTGGCCGAGAGCCTCGGTATGGCGTGCAAAATCGACCATATCGTCCTGAACAAAGGGCTTGCGGCGAGGGAAGAGAAAAAGCTGTGGGACGTCGAGTTTTTCTTCAACCTCTCGACCAACAGCCTCTTTAACGGCAATTACATCGACCAGATCAAAAGCCATTACGACAACGACCCGAAAAAGAAAAAACACGGGGTGACGATCGAGATCCTCGAACGCGAGGCGATCCATAACGTCAAAGGGCTCATCGAGATCATCGAGGCGATGAAAAACGAGGGGATCAATTTCGCTCTTGACGATTTCGGCTCAGGGTTCTCGTCGTTCGTCTACCTGAAATATTTCGATGCCGAATACGTGAAAATCGACGGGGAATTCGTCAAAAATATCACGGTCAACGAAAAAGACCGCATATTCGTCAAGCACATCAACCAGATCGCACAGGAGTTCGGCAAGAAAACGATTGCCGAATACGTCGAGGACGAAGAGACCCTTGAGGTGCTCCGCGAGATCGGGGTCGACTACGCCCAAGGGTATTACTACGGCTATCCCAAACCGATTTAA
- the flhA gene encoding flagellar biosynthesis protein FlhA, with protein sequence MAKAKNKTPDVKSVLSTLFASRDLSVVFFVMAILAIIIVPLPSAVLDLLLAVVIAMSVLILLISLYIPKPTDLTTFPTLLLIITLFRLALNIATTRMILSHGHEGPEAVSDIITSFGNFVVGGNYVIGIIIFCILVLINFMVITKGSGRVAEVAARFTLDAMPGKQMAIDADLNSGLIDEAEAKRRRAEILQDANFYGAMDGSSKFIKGDAVAGIIITLINIIGGFLIGIFQFNLDVASSAETYTLLTIGDGLVSQVPALIISTATGIMITRASNDEGNFAEGSIKQLMGNARVMIIVGFIMLVFAAVPGLPTLSLGFVGIVFAALGYALHKYEKGELVLTTAPAKKPGAAPGEEGAPAAPRKKTNEEIAKEEEAALEDILKIEMLELTLGYQLIRLADSAQGGDLLERIRSMRRKIASDFGFLMPQVRIRDNLHLKPNQYEILLKGVNIGDGIIQPDRFLAMDSGMAVGEIKGEPTKEPAFGLDALWIAPELKEDAIINGYTVVDPATVISTHMSELIKKYAEELLTRQETQALIDKIKNDYPVVIDDLLKVANIGLIQRVFKALLHERVPLKDMITILETIADVCEYTKNVEIITEHVRSKLSRIITQQYAGSDGIIRLLTFDTMSEQKMLEKTTERDGVRQLLLNVGEINNLIQATSAKATELLQKGISPIIIIVDPKLRRPLAEIYERFSLDIITLSHAEIDSNAKFEVLGSISME encoded by the coding sequence TTGGCAAAAGCGAAAAACAAGACCCCCGACGTCAAAAGCGTCCTCTCGACCCTCTTTGCCTCACGCGACCTTTCGGTCGTCTTTTTCGTCATGGCGATCCTGGCGATCATCATCGTCCCGCTCCCCAGCGCCGTACTCGACCTGCTCCTCGCGGTCGTCATCGCGATGTCGGTGCTGATTTTGCTGATCTCGCTCTACATCCCCAAACCGACCGACCTGACGACCTTTCCGACCCTGCTGCTCATCATCACCCTCTTTCGTCTCGCCCTGAACATCGCGACGACGCGGATGATCCTCAGCCACGGGCACGAAGGGCCCGAAGCGGTCAGTGACATCATTACCAGTTTCGGTAATTTCGTCGTCGGCGGAAACTACGTCATCGGGATCATCATCTTCTGTATCCTGGTATTGATCAACTTCATGGTCATCACCAAAGGTTCGGGACGCGTCGCCGAAGTCGCAGCCCGCTTCACCCTCGATGCGATGCCCGGTAAACAGATGGCGATCGACGCCGACCTCAACAGCGGCCTGATCGACGAAGCCGAAGCCAAACGCCGCCGCGCCGAAATCCTGCAGGACGCGAACTTCTACGGGGCGATGGACGGTTCGAGCAAATTCATCAAAGGGGATGCGGTCGCGGGGATCATCATCACGCTGATCAACATCATCGGCGGCTTCCTGATCGGGATTTTCCAGTTCAACCTCGACGTCGCCTCCAGCGCCGAAACCTATACCCTCCTCACTATCGGGGACGGTCTGGTGTCGCAGGTCCCCGCGCTGATCATCTCCACCGCGACGGGTATCATGATCACCCGCGCTTCCAACGACGAAGGAAACTTTGCCGAAGGAAGCATCAAGCAGCTCATGGGCAATGCCCGCGTCATGATCATCGTCGGGTTCATCATGCTCGTATTCGCCGCCGTTCCGGGGCTTCCGACGCTGTCGCTCGGTTTTGTCGGAATCGTCTTTGCCGCGCTGGGATACGCCCTGCACAAGTACGAAAAAGGGGAACTCGTCCTCACCACCGCACCGGCCAAAAAACCGGGTGCCGCCCCCGGCGAAGAGGGAGCTCCCGCCGCGCCGCGCAAAAAGACCAACGAAGAGATCGCCAAAGAAGAGGAGGCGGCCCTCGAAGATATCCTCAAAATCGAGATGCTCGAGCTTACGCTGGGCTACCAGCTCATCCGCCTCGCCGACAGTGCGCAGGGGGGCGACCTGCTCGAGCGGATCCGCTCGATGCGGCGTAAAATCGCCTCGGATTTCGGCTTTTTAATGCCGCAGGTCCGTATCCGCGACAACCTCCACCTCAAGCCCAACCAGTATGAAATCCTCCTCAAAGGGGTCAATATCGGCGACGGGATCATCCAGCCCGACCGGTTCCTCGCGATGGACAGCGGGATGGCCGTGGGAGAAATCAAAGGGGAACCGACCAAAGAACCCGCCTTCGGGCTCGATGCGCTGTGGATCGCCCCCGAGCTCAAAGAAGACGCGATCATCAACGGCTATACCGTTGTCGACCCCGCCACGGTCATCTCGACTCACATGAGCGAGCTGATCAAGAAATACGCCGAGGAGCTTCTCACCCGCCAGGAAACCCAGGCGCTCATCGACAAGATCAAAAACGACTACCCGGTCGTGATCGACGACCTGCTCAAAGTGGCCAATATCGGTCTGATCCAGCGGGTTTTCAAAGCACTGCTTCACGAGCGGGTACCGCTCAAGGACATGATCACGATCCTCGAAACGATCGCCGACGTCTGCGAATACACCAAAAACGTCGAGATCATCACCGAACACGTCCGTTCCAAACTCTCGCGGATCATCACGCAGCAGTATGCCGGTTCGGACGGCATCATCCGGCTGCTGACGTTTGATACGATGAGCGAGCAGAAAATGCTCGAAAAAACAACCGAACGCGACGGGGTGCGCCAGCTGCTTCTCAATGTGGGCGAAATAAACAACCTCATCCAGGCAACCAGCGCCAAGGCGACCGAGCTTCTCCAAAAAGGGATTTCGCCGATCATCATCATCGTCGATCCCAAACTCCGCCGCCCGCTGGCCGAGATTTACGAGCGCTTCAGCCTCGACATCATCACCCTCTCGCATGCCGAAATCGACTCGAACGCGAAATTCGAAGTCCTCGGTTCCATTTCGATGGAATGA
- the kdsB gene encoding 3-deoxy-manno-octulosonate cytidylyltransferase, with translation MIIIPARLASTRFPEKVLADIGGLPMVVRTAKRVEAIDRVVVACDDEKILDICAAHGIEARLTSTTHKSGTDRINECAQILDIPDEELIINVQADEPFIETEVLERLYERLNALKAANEPFVMASCYNAINTETAQDPNLVKVITDVHHNAIYFSRSPIPFNRSGEASYFGHIGIYGFTKKSLHDFCALGEAPLEDIEKLEQLRALYHGKKISMVKVESTGFGIDTVEDLERAKKIFGI, from the coding sequence ATGATTATTATCCCCGCCCGTCTCGCTTCCACCCGATTTCCCGAAAAAGTGCTCGCCGATATCGGCGGCTTGCCGATGGTGGTCCGCACCGCCAAGCGCGTTGAGGCTATCGACCGCGTCGTGGTCGCGTGCGACGACGAAAAAATCCTCGACATCTGCGCCGCGCACGGAATCGAAGCGCGCCTCACCTCGACGACCCACAAAAGCGGCACCGACCGGATCAACGAATGCGCCCAGATCCTCGACATTCCCGATGAAGAGCTGATCATCAACGTCCAGGCCGACGAGCCCTTCATCGAAACCGAAGTACTCGAACGGCTCTACGAGCGCCTCAACGCCCTCAAAGCCGCGAACGAACCGTTTGTCATGGCGAGCTGCTACAACGCGATCAATACCGAAACGGCCCAAGACCCCAACCTCGTCAAAGTGATCACCGACGTCCACCACAACGCGATCTATTTCTCCCGCAGCCCGATCCCTTTCAACCGCAGCGGGGAAGCCTCCTACTTCGGCCACATCGGCATCTACGGCTTTACCAAAAAAAGCCTGCACGACTTCTGCGCGCTGGGGGAGGCGCCGCTGGAGGACATCGAAAAGCTCGAGCAGCTCCGCGCCCTCTACCACGGCAAAAAAATATCGATGGTCAAAGTCGAGAGCACCGGGTTCGGGATCGATACGGTTGAAGACCTGGAGCGGGCGAAGAAGATTTTCGGAATCTAA
- the trpC gene encoding indole-3-glycerol phosphate synthase TrpC, which produces MILDDIIKKTKEDLKEREAKFSMEWLGRSLAFNARAPRDVRAFLTSTPEEPYRIISEVKKASPSKGVIREDFDPIAIAQGYERGGANAISVLTEPHFFQGSLDYLAEIRRYVSIPLLRKDFIVSKYQLLEALVYGADFVLLIAAALSKSELKELLNYTRHLGMEALVEIHDKAELTKAIYAGADIIGINHRNLQTFEMNMNLSYDLIPLIPNGKIIVAESGIYEHGQLEDLNKAGVDAFLVGESLMRQDDVETALRTLKNG; this is translated from the coding sequence ATGATTTTAGATGACATCATCAAAAAAACCAAAGAGGACCTCAAAGAGCGCGAGGCCAAATTCAGCATGGAGTGGCTGGGGCGCTCTCTGGCGTTCAACGCCCGTGCCCCCCGTGACGTCCGGGCGTTTCTGACCTCGACTCCCGAGGAACCCTACCGGATCATCTCGGAAGTGAAAAAGGCCAGCCCCTCCAAAGGGGTCATCCGCGAAGATTTCGATCCCATCGCGATCGCGCAAGGGTACGAACGGGGCGGAGCGAACGCCATTTCGGTCCTGACCGAACCCCATTTTTTCCAGGGGAGCCTCGACTACCTCGCCGAGATCCGTCGTTACGTCAGCATTCCCCTTCTGCGCAAAGATTTCATCGTTTCCAAATACCAGTTGCTCGAAGCGCTCGTCTACGGTGCCGATTTTGTCCTCCTTATCGCGGCGGCCCTTTCTAAAAGCGAGCTCAAAGAGCTGCTCAATTACACCCGCCACCTGGGGATGGAAGCGCTCGTCGAGATCCATGACAAGGCCGAACTGACCAAGGCGATCTACGCGGGGGCCGACATCATCGGGATCAACCACCGAAACCTCCAGACGTTCGAGATGAACATGAACCTCTCTTATGATCTCATCCCGCTGATCCCCAACGGCAAAATCATCGTGGCCGAAAGCGGCATTTATGAGCACGGACAGCTCGAAGACCTGAACAAAGCGGGGGTCGATGCTTTTCTCGTCGGCGAATCGCTGATGCGCCAGGACGACGTCGAAACGGCACTGCGAACCCTCAAAAACGGCTGA
- a CDS encoding YkgJ family cysteine cluster protein, with product MSDLMTREGFCYAFDPSACASCGGNCCTGESGNIFVSVTEIAAIAKLLEMEEGEFRRTYLRKEGYRYSLKEVKVNGSFDCVFFSRSRNGCSIYEARPLQCRTFPFWDYFRHRIDELKAECPGIIHD from the coding sequence ATGTCCGATTTAATGACCCGCGAAGGTTTCTGTTACGCGTTCGACCCTTCCGCCTGTGCTTCGTGCGGGGGGAACTGCTGTACGGGAGAGAGCGGCAACATCTTCGTTTCCGTGACCGAAATCGCCGCCATCGCAAAACTGCTGGAGATGGAGGAGGGGGAGTTCCGACGTACCTACCTGCGCAAAGAGGGGTATCGCTATTCCCTCAAAGAGGTAAAGGTAAACGGGTCGTTTGACTGCGTGTTTTTCAGCCGTTCACGAAACGGGTGTAGCATATACGAAGCCAGACCGCTGCAGTGCCGGACCTTTCCGTTCTGGGATTATTTCCGGCACCGCATCGACGAGCTCAAAGCCGAATGCCCGGGGATCATCCATGACTAA